DNA sequence from the Thiosulfativibrio zosterae genome:
GTTTGGAAGGCTTCTGCAACCTGAATCGCCAATTCACGGGTAGGTGCTAGTACTAACACCTGTGGGTCTTGTTGGTTGATGTCAATCTTTGACAAAATCGGTAAGGCAAAAGCGGCGGTCTTACCGGTACCCGTTTGCGCCATACCCAATACATCGCCACCTTTTAATAAAACAGGAATGGCTTTTTCTTGGATAGGAGATGGGGTTTCGTAACCGATTTCTTCAAGTGTTTTTAATATGGCGTCAGACAGACCTAGATCTGAAAATTTGATCTCTGTATTCATGGATATCCTTTTACTACAGTCGAGAGTTGCTGAATTTCAAATATGAAATTCTTGTGAGCAAATGCACGCCCGTATAGTCTCGTTTGTAACGAGGCGGAATCCCTTAGATATTACTAGAGTTTGCGAATAACAATGAATAACAGACAGGCAGGCATTTAGAAGTTGCGTATTGTACCGTAAATTAAAATAAATATCTGAATTTATTTAATTTTTTTATGCGGATATTAAAAACAGTGCAGATTTTTGGTTAAAAATGCGCTAAAAATAACCAGGCCTGGTTGTTTTTGGCGATAAATTTTGTCAGTTAAGCGATTTTGCTACTGACTTGTTGCGGTTTGATATAGCGCTCTTCAAAGTCAGCGGCGGGCAAGGGGCGACTGTAAAGGAAACCTTGTAACAATACTTGGTCATATTTTTGAGTTAAGAAATCTGATTGTGCTTGGGTTTCAACGCCTTCGGCGACAATTTTGAGGTTTTTGGTGCTGGCCAGTTGGATGATAGAGTCAACAATGGCTTCGTCATCTGGATTGCCTGGCACTTGGGCGATAAAACTTTGGTCGATTTTGAGTTCGTGAATGGGCAGTTTTTGCAAATAACTCAGTGATGAATAACCCGTGCCAAAGTCATCGATTGACACCTCAAATCCTAAACTCACTAGGTGTTGAATTTTTTGCAAAGCCAATTTTGAGTTGCGAATCAACACCCCTTCGGTCAATTCAAGCGTGATGGTACGCGGGTCAACTTGGGTAAACTTCATTAGCCCAATAATCAGCTCAATAAAACTTTGTTCGTGGAATTGAATTGGGCTAATGTTGATGGCGATGCGAATAGGGCGGTATTTTTTGTTCCAGGCTTTGGCCTGCAAAAAGGCTTTGTGCATCACCCATAAACCTATTTTAATAATTTGACGGCCCTCTTCTGCCACGGGAATAAATTTGGCAGGAGATACAAACCCCAGCTCTGGGTGAAACCAGCGCAATAGGGTTTCGGCAGAAATGGTTTCACCTGCTTTGTTCACTTGCGCTTGAAAATAAATCTGAAATTCATCATCAAGTTCAGAGTGGTTAAGCGCTTCTATGAGCTCTAATCGCTGTTTGGCTTCTTCAATGAGTGATTTTTCGAACAGATAAGTTTGATTGCCGCCGAGTTTTTTGGCTTCAGACATCGCCATATCCGCATAACTGATGATTTGGTCTGAACGACTTTGTAAGTGATCTTCTGCAGTGGGGAAAATACAAATGCCAATGCTGGCTGCACTGTGAATGGAATGTTGTTCAATTTTATAGCGACTGTCGATGGCATCCAGCAATTTGCCACCAAACGCCAAAGCATCTTGAAAGGCGATGTCGCGGTCTTGTGTAGCGTTAGGACAAAGCACCATAAACTCATCGCCACTGAGGCGCGCGAGGGTGGCTTTTTCGCCCACCAATGGCAGCAAGCGTTCTGCAACCTGAACCAGCAATTGGTCACCCGCATTATGACCGAAAGTATCATTGATGATTTTAAAACCATCCAGGTCTATAAAAAATAAAGTGCCAAAGGTTTGGTGTTGTTGGCAGTTTTCAAAGACGCGTTCAATGCGTTCTTGCAATAAAGTGCGATTGGCCAGGCCGGTGAGTTTATCGTAAAAGGCCAGTTGGTTGATTTCTGATTGGGCTTCAAGAATATCGGTGATGTCTTGTAAAACGCCAATAATGTGTTCCACATTATTGGCTTCGTCCACCAGCATAGACAACGAAAGAATGGCACTAAAACGCGCTTCTTTGGACGCAAAAATTTGCACCTCTCCTGACCAGCTTTGTTCATCTAACAAGGCGCGCATAATGCTGTTAAATGGAACTTTAAAGGTGACTTGCTTTTGTAGCCAGTCAATATAAGTCATTTTTTGGAGTTGTTCTGCCGTGAGTCCGGTATAGGCGCAAAACGCATAGTTGGGTTGGGTGATTAAGCCTTGAGCATCGGTGATAAATTGCCCCGCGTAACTGGCATTCATGAGTTTTTGTTGGGCATCCAGTTGAATGTGGAGCGATAAATCTTGAATAACCAGAAGGGTGTGCTCAGTGTTATCTTGGGTTTTTAACAGGTGGCGTTGCAACTGAATTGGTCGTCTGGACGAGCGATTGGGCATTTTTAGCCACAGGGTTTGGCTGGTTTCGTTGTGTGGATTGGCAAGCCAGTCTTGCAAGTTAAAGGCCAGTTCGCCTCTTTTATGGGTGCAGAGCCATAAAGGGTCTTGTAAAACATCGAGCGCTTGCTGAGGGTGCCAGTTAAAAAACGCAGGATTGGCGTGCAAAGGATGATAAGTTTCATCAAACAACACCATGGCTTCTTTCAGTGGAGCCAAAATCGCCGCTAAGTCACTTAAAGATGCGGGGCGTTTTGATAATAAGTTGTCGGTTGAAATACGATTCAATCGAAAAATCCATTGTTAAGTAGAATTGCGAAAGCCTTTTGTTTAGTGGCTTGCAGCCGTGATGAGCGATTGCTATTTGAGCGTTATCATACGATAAGTTTTTAGGATAGAAAACCCATAAAGGTGCTTTTTGCATAAAAAAACGGGATTTTTTAGAGGGTTAAGAATTGCTTTTCAAATTCTTGGGCGGTTTCTGGGTGGCTGAAAAAATAACCTTGCATCAAAATGGCGCTTTGGTGGGCCTTGAAGAAGTCCACTTGGGCTTCTGTTTCCACGCCTTCGGCCACAATGGTGAGGTTTTTACTCTTGGCCAGTTGAATGATGGTTTCGATAATGGCGATGTCTTCTTCACTGCCAGGCAAGTGTTTCACAAAACTTTGGTCGATTTTAAGTTCGTGAATCGGCAGTTTTTGGAAATAACTTAAAGAAGAATAGCCGGTACCAAAATCGTCAATCGATAGTTGATAGCCCAATTGAGCTAAGGCTTTGATTTTGGTGAGGGCATCTTCGATATTGGAAATTAAGATACCTTCCGTCAGTTCGAGGGTAATGTGTTGTGGATTGACTTGCGTTTTGCGTTGTATTTCTAAAATGCAGTCTACAAAAGTCGGCTCATGGAATTGAATCGGGCTGATATTGACCGACAAATGTACCGGCGTTGCACTTTTTTGATTCCATTGATAGGTTTGGGTAAAGGCTTTTTCTAAAATCCATTGCCCGAGTTTAAGAATTTGCTTGGTGTCTTCTGCAATGCCAATAAATTGGTCGGGTCGAATGTTGCCCAAAATGGGGTGCTGCCAGCGAATCAGGGTTTCGGCACTGATTTGTTGGCTGTGATTGGCCACTTGTGCTTGATAAACCAAATAAAATTCTTGGTCGTAATTGGCGTGCTTCAGGGCTTCTTCTATCTCGCGGCGGCGTAAAATCTTTTCGGTGAGTTCGGTTTGGTAAAAATACAGCTGGTTTTTGCCGCGTTGTTTGGCTTCGTACATGGCCAGGTCAGCACAGCTAATCAGATACTCTGGGGTTTCGTCCGCCGAACCCGGGATAATATGAATCCCCACGCTGCTGGCGTTGGGAATAATGTGTTCTTCAATCAATAAATCTTGGTTGAGGGTTTGGATGATTTTACTGGCTAAGGTGAGCGCGTGTTGTGCCGCTAGGTCACGACTGAGCACTTTATAGCGCGTTAAAATAATAAACTCATCACCGCTGATGCGCGCCACCAAGTCTTCAGCTCTGAGCAGCTCGGTCAGGGTGTTGGCCGTTTGTTTAAGTGCAGCATCGCCAACCGCATGGCCGTAAATATCGTTGATTTCTTTAAAGTTATCTAAGTCTAAATAAAGCAGGGCGCTATAGGTGTGATTGCGTTTGTGATGCAGCAGGTCTTTTTCAAGGTGTTCAATAAATAGGCGACGATTGGGCAGTCCAGTCAGGTCATCAAAATAGGCCAGACGTTCGACATTGGCTTGCGACTCTTTTATATCGGTGATGTCTTGTAGCGTGCCCACATAGTGCTCGATGTTTTTATCATTGTCCATCAACATCGATAAACTTAAAACCGCATGGAAAGTGGTTTCTGGATTTGGGTGGATTTGAACTTCGCCACTCCATTTTTTGTCGAGTAGTAGGGATTTTAAAATGTCTTCAATTTGAATAGAGTCTTTGAGCGTGACCTGTTTTTTCATCCAATGAATGATGGTCATGCTATTGAGCTCGGTCGGTAACAAGCCCGTGTAAGCCGAAAAAGAAAAGTTGGGCTTGATGATATAGCCTTTTTCATTGGTAATGAATTGCCCATCATAGCTATTAAAAGCCGCTTCAAGAATGCGATGTTGTTCATCGGAATGCGCATAGATGGTTTGATCGTAAACCACTAAGAGCAGCGCTTGAAAACTGCCGTCGGTATTGAGGATGGGTTTTGCCGATAATAAAACGGGAGTTGAGGGTTCTTCCGAGCAATTGGGTTTAACCCAAATATAAGTTTCTTTGGGGATGTTTTGCGCCGCATCGATCACTTGCTCGAGCCAGCGTTTCATATTGAATTTAATGGTGCGCTTTTTGTTTTTGAAAAACTCAAGATCAACAAAAAACTCATCACTGTTTGGGTTAAAGCACATCAAGCTTTGTGCCGCATCATTTATGATTTGTAATGATAAGTGTTGGCTAAAAACCAAAATACCATCGTGAAGCGCATTGATGATGTCACGCTTAAACTGACGCTCATTTTTCAGGCGTAGAATGGTGGACTTGAGTTCGGCTTCGAGAGTTGTGTTTTGCATAATAGGCATTATTTTAGGCGAACTTTAACAAAATACCGCACAAAAAATATTTATAGTCAGTTTGCATCAATATGAGTTGCTCTGTTGAGCGGGCAACCAAGTCGCCAATTCTGGCCAATAGGCGATTAAACAAAGCACTAATAGTTGAATACCAATAAAGGGCATCACGCCTAAATAAATATCTTTAGTTTTAACACCCTGTGGGGCAACGCCTCTTAAATAAAACAGTGCAAAACCAAAGGGTGGCGTTAAAAAAGCGGTTTGCAGATTAATAGCAATCATAATACCCAGCCAAATAGGGTCAATGCCCATCATCAGCAAAATGGGGGCGACAATCGGCACCACCACATAGGTGATTTCAATAAAGTCTAAAAAGAAACCCAGCACAAACATAAAGACCATTACCAACAACATGGCGGTAAATACCCCACCCGGCAGGTCAGCTAATAAACCATGGATGAGGTCGTCACCCCCCAACCCTTTAAACACCAAAGAGAAAAAGGCGGCCCCAATGAAAATCATAAAAATCATACTGGTGACCATCAAGGTGTCACGCATCACTTGATTAAGTATGGCCAGATTTAAGCGGTTTTTTAAAGCCGCTAAAACCAGCGCGCCTAAAGCACCAATCGAAGCGGCTTCGGTGGGCGTGGCAAAGCCCCCTAAAATAGAACCCAAAACCAAAATAATTAACACCAAAGGGGGCAGTAAACTGCCCAGCACTCTTGTCCAAATGCCAGCGGGTATACTGGCGCTGGATAAGCCGGGTGCGGTTTCGGGTTTTAGCCAAGCCATGCCAAAGACATATAAAATATAAAATAAAACCAGCAACATACCCGGCAACAGCGCACCAATAAAAAGGTCGCCGACAGACAGAGTTTCGGGTGAAAAAATACCTTGATTGAGTTGTGCCTGTTGGTAAGCCGAAGACAATACATCGCCCAATAAAATCAACACGATAGACGGTGGAATAATTTGCCCCAAAGTCCCTGAGGCGCAAATGGTGCCGGTGGCGAGTTTAGGGCAATAGCCTTGCTTAATCATGGTTGGCAAAGCCAGTAATCCCATGGTGACCACCGTTGCGCCAACAATGCCGGTGCTGGCGGCTAAGAGTGCGCCCACCAAAATAACCGAAATCCCTAAGCCGCCTATAAAACCACGCATCACTTCATCCATGGTGGTTAAGAGTTGTTCGGCAATTTTGGACTGCTCTAACATAATGCCCATAAACACAAATAAGGGCACAGCCAGCAGTGTGGTGTTGTTCATAATGCTGAAAATACGATTGGGCACACTGTTTAAAAACGCCATGTCAAACGCGCCAAAAAGGGTGGCACCCAGCGCGAATATTAAAGACACGCCTGATAGGGTAAAGGCGACCGGAAAGCCAAACATTAAGGCGATTAAAACAAGGGCAAATAAGCCAAGCGCAATGTATTCCATGGAGTTTCTCTGGGTTCTCTTAGAGTTTAGCCGAGCTGGCTTCTGGCGTTTCTGAAGGCGTGGGTGTTGAGTCGGTCAATTGCAAAGCCGATTCCGCTGCCAGCGTGAGGGCTTGCAAACTGACCAAAGCCGCCATGACTAAAATAACGGTTTTTAACAAATACACAAACGGCAGTCCACCGGGTTCAGACGAGGTTTCGTGGATGCGCCAACTGACTTCAACATATTCCCAGCTGGCCCAAGCAATAAACAGCAAAGTCGGTAAGGCTAAAAACAGCGCGCCAATCAAATTGACCCAAGCCTTGCGCTTAGGCGACATGGTTTCATAAAACACATCCACCCGCACATGTTTATCTTGCTGTAACGCATAGCCCATGCCCAGCATAAATACCAGCGCATGGTTGTAAAGCACGGTTTCTTGTAGTGCAATCGCACCGGCATCAAACCCATAACGCAAAATGACCACGCTGGCCGATAACACAACCAAGCTGAGTAATCCCCAGGCGACAAAATGCCCCAGCATTTTTTGAAAACGATTTTGTTGATGGATAAAAAGCGTTAACCAAGTTTTCATAAGCGGTCTTTCAGTTGAGGGCCGGTCGGCAAAGGGGTTTGTTTGACGCCACGCGCTTCTTGATTTTTGTCGGCGTTTTGGGCGCTGGGCGTGGCTTGTGAATGCGAGTCATCGTCTTGCGAACAGCTACTTAAGCTGAAGGCAATCGGCAATAAAATCAATAATAAGGTGTTTGTTAGACTTTTTTTCATGAGGGTTATTCTGCAGACTTTTAATGGGATAAGCAAGCCTGATATGGGTTGAGAAAGGGAATTGTGTCATAATGATTTATTAAATTTTTGCCAGAGAGATTTGCGTGACCATCATTGAAGTGGCTGTTGCAGGGCCTTTTTTAACCCCATTAAGTTATCTGTTGGATTCGACAGCAACGGCCGCTTTGCCGGTGGTGGGCGGACGAGTGCGCGTGCCGTTTCGCAGCAAATCTTTAGTGGGTGTGGTGATGGCTGTGCAAACCTTTGTGGATGAGCAGGCTTTACAGGCGGGTTGCGCAGCCTTATCGCTCAACCTTAAAAAACTTAAGTCGATTGAAGCGGTGTTAGACACCGCACCACTATTTTCCGCTAAAGACATGGAATTGTTGAAGTGGGCAAGTTTTTATTATCACGAACCGATTGGCAATGTTATGCAAACCGCGCTGCCCAAACGCCTGCGGCAAGGTGAAGTGCCCGAGGTAGAAGGGGTAACCTCTTGGGTTTTAGCGCCGCAGTCGATTCGAGAAACCTTGCCGCCCTTGCCCGCCAATGCTAAACAGCAGTTGGCGCTAATCGATTGCTTGTCAGAATCTCAAGCGCTCAGTGCTGAACATCTTAATGCGCAACTCAATCATTGGCGCACGCCCATGAAGCGTTTGCTAGATTTGGGTTGGGTGCAAGAAACCACCTCGCCTTGTTTAAATTGGCACTCAAAACTGACCAGGCCTGGTCATATTTTGAATGCAGAACAGCAAGTAGCGGTCGATGCGGTTGATTTTGACAAAGGCTATCAAGCCTTTTTATTAGAAGGAATTACCGGTAGCGGCAAAACAGAAGTCTATTTGGGCATGATTGAACGCTGTTTGCACTTGGGAAAACAGGTGTTGGTCTTGGTGCCCGAAATTGGCTTAACCCCGCAAACCGTGCAGCGCTTTGAAGCCTATTTGCAACAGCCCGTGGCGGTGATGCATTCTGGGCTCAACGACAAAGAGCGCCAATGCGCTTGGTGGCTGGTGCAATCAGGGCGCGTGCAAGTGTTATTGGGCACACGCTCTGCCGTTTTTACGCCTTTTGCCAATTTGGGTTTGTGCATTATGGACGAAGAGCATGATTTGTCTTTTAAACAGCAAGATGGTTTTCGCTACTCAGCGCGTGATTGTTTGGTGCGCCGCGCCCATCTTGAAAAAGTGCCCGTGGTGTTGGGTTCGGCAACGCCCTCTCTAGAAAGCTTATATAACGCTCAAACCCAGCGTTATGCTTGGTTAAAACTGCAGCAGCGCGCCGCCGGCGCACAGTTGCCAAATGTACAGCTATTGGATATTCGTGGTGAAAAACTGGCCGAAGGCGTATCAACGCCTTTGCGTAAACTCATGGCACAGCACCTTGCAGACCAAGGTCAGGTGTTGTTATTTTTAAATCGCCGTGGATTTGCGCCGGTGTTGATGTGTCATGACTGTGGTTGGCAAGCAGCCTGTCCCAGTTGCGATGCCAATATGACCTATCATCAACAGGTGAATGAATTGCGGTGTCATCATTGTGGTTATCAACACAAAGCACCGCACACCTGTCCGCATTGCCAGTCGGCAGAATTTGTTAAGGTCGGTCAAGGTACCGAGCGTTTGGAAGAAACCATTCAAAGCTGGTTTCCCGAAGAAAGCCTGTTGCGGATTGATGCCGACACCACACGCCTCAAAGGACAAATGGCCGAACTCACACAGCAAGCCAAAGAAGGCAAGGCGCGTATTTTAATCGGCACGCAAATGCTGGCCAAAGGGCATCATTTTCCGCAGGTCACTTTGGTCGGTTTGTTGGACATTGACCAAGGATTATTCAGCAGTGATTTTCGGGCAGCGGAACGCATGGCGCAGTTAATTGTGCAGGTGTCGGGGCGTGCTGGGCGCGCTGAAAAAACCGGTACTGTGATGATACAAACCCATCATCCTGAGCATCCGTTATTAAAAACCTTGGTTGCCGAGGGCTACGAAGCTTTTGCCAAACAAGCCTTGCTGGGTCGTGAAGAGGCCGGTTTGCCGCCTTATGAATACCAAATTTTAATTCGTGCCGAAGCCATCGATGCCCAAGCGGGTTGGCAGTTTTTAAATGAAATCAAATTCAGTCTGCAATCTCTCAAACCGACGCTCTTAGCGCAAGCGTCAAGTCAGGTGAACGCTCAGGTGATGGGGCCGGTGGCGGCGCCCATGATGCGACGCCAAGGGCGCTATCGTTATCAACTGCTGTTGCAATCCAATCATCGCGGCACTTTGCATCAATGGTTAGGGCAAGTAGAGTCCAGAATTTACGCTTCAAAACTCACCGCCAAAGTGCGTTGGAGCATCGATGTCGATCCGCAAGAGATGAACTGAACCAGCTCAAATGTTAAGTTGGCGAGTAATTTGCTTATAAATTTTTTTTGATTTAATGGAGCTTTGTGCATGAGATTACTAGGTGTTTTGCCGCTGGCGGCAATTGTGTTTCTGCAGGGATGTGACTTGGGAATTGAGGATAAAAAAACTTCAGCTCCAGTTGCGCAGGTCACTTCAACTGAGCTGAAGGCTTTGTTTGAAAGTTTTATTCTCATCCAAGATCAAGAAATGATGCTAACAAACTTGGCGACTCAATTGCAGGGTGTGGATACGGTTTCAAGTGTTGCTGGTTTGTTAACAAACACCAGCTCAACAGGTGTTTGTGGTGGAACATCAGCTTTATCAGCTGATCTGACTGCGGTAAGTGGTGATTTTGATAATACCTTAACCTTAAATAGTTACTGCACGGATAGCTTAGATTGGACAGGTAAGTTAACTCAGTCTGGCGTTGTAACTGCTACTGGCAGCGATGCCGATAATTATGAAATGGTGTATGGTAATTATATTTATAAAGTTGAATCGGATGATGCTTTTACTGTAACCCTAGTAGGGACTATGGAAAAGGCTGTAACGGCGACAGCGACAACACATTATTTTAATAGGATATCAGCCTATAAATACCCTGATAACCTAACGGTTGAGGCTCTTAAATGGCTCGTCGCAACTTATGATGCTGGCAAAATTTATACTGGTAGTTTGGTTCATCCTACTTATGGTACCGTTGCTGTGACTACGGTCCCTTCTTTTCCAGTCACGACGACACAAGACGGCCCCTACCAAAAACCCATTAGTGGCAAACTTAAGTTAACAGGGCTTGATAGCATTGGTTATATCACTTTCAATGGATTGGGAAGTTACACCCTAGATGTCGATGCGGATGCCGACGGTATTGTTGATTTAACTGAAACCCTGTCTTGGTAATTTCTTATTGATTGAAATGATTGTGAATTTACCCAAATTCGTTAAAATGATGGTCTTTACTAATTATTACTGAGGCAATAATGGGCTTAATACTCAAGTTGTTTAAGGCACTCAACGCCAATCAATATCCGGGGCAAATTGCCCTGTCTTTTGTATTAGGGATGATATTGGGGTTAACCCCCTTATTTTTTGCCCATAATTTACTCACGCTGGCGCTTATTTTTATGTTGCGGGTGAATCTTGCCGGTGTGGTGGTTGCTTGGGCATTTTTCAGCGGACTGGCCTATTTACTGGATCCTATCTTTAATCAGCTGGGGCTTTGGGTGTTACAAATGCCTGCTTTAGAGCCTATGTTTACTGAAGCCTATAATTCTGCTGTTTGGCGCTTCTTGCACTTTAACAACTCTATTGTCATGGGCAGTATTTTGGTGTCCTATTTGTTGGCGATTCCAGCCTTCATTCTCTTTTTGATTTTGATTAAAACTTATCGCAAAACCTTTTTGGCTTGGGTCAGTAAATTCAAAGTCGTGCAAATGTTAAAAGCGGCTGATAAAGCCAGCTTAGTTTCTTAAGGAGAATGCAAATGACTCAAACAGCCATTAAAAATCCTTCTCCGACTTCTGCTGCACCTGCACCTGCATCCACGCCAGCCCCTAAAGGCTGGATTCGTTGGTCGGGTATCGCTATTTTTAGTGCCATTATTGGTGGCATCGTTGGCTTGTCTTATTTGGGTATCAGTCTTTTTCTAAAAAAAGAAATTCAACATTACGCCAGCCAAGCTTGGGGTGCCCAGGTGGACATTGGCTCTTTGGGGCTTAGTTTTAGTCCACTGGGTGTCGAGGTGAATCAAATCGCCTTAACCGACCCTGAGCAGCCCATGCAAAATTTACTGCAAATTCAACAAATCAAAGCCACGATGAATTTGTATCACTGGGTGGTAGGGCGTACAGTAATTGAAGATGTGAATTTCAATGGCTTTGCGATGCATCAGCCTCGTCAGAGCGCCGGTGCGATTTATAAAACTGCCGAGGAAACCGCGGCGCAAAAAGCCGATAAAAAAGCATCGCAAGCTTTTAATTTGCCACAAATGAGCTTACCTGATCCGCAAGAAATTCTGGCCCGTGAAACCCTAAAAACCGTGACAGCAGGGCAAGAAATTCAAGCCGAAATTGCCAAAATTGACCAGGCCTGGTCAAATTTGCAGGCAAAATTGCCAAATGAAGCAACGGTTAAAGACTATCAAAAACGCTTTGAAGCCCTGTCTAAAGGTGACTTTAGTAATCCTGCGGTGATTTTACAAAAGCAAAAAGACTTTGAAGCCCTCAAAAAAGAAATCGAAGCGCACAAGAAAACCCTGGATGAAGGTCAGGCGTTACTAAAACAAGTCAATGCCCTCAAAACCCAAGCGCAAAAATTACCAGATTTGCCTCAGCAGGATTATGACCGACTCATGGCCAAATATAGTTTCAGCGAACAGGGCTTGTCTAATGTGACCTATTTGTTGTTTGGGCCCAAAATTCAAGGCTGGTTGGATACGGCTCAAGCCTGGCGCGTTAAGTTACAACCCGTGATTGAGTATGCCCAATCCTGGCAAGCCAAACGAGCCAAAGAAGCCGCCGAAGCCGAAGCAACCAAAGCTGCCAGAGCCTTTGGCACCGTGGTGAACTATCGGGAATATGACCCACAACCCAAGTTTATCGTTAAGCGCATTCATGGCGATGGCAATATTGATTGGGGTCATGTCGAGCTGGCAATTAAGCAACTCAACTTTGATCATGCGGTTTCTAAAATCCCGGTCACTTTTAAAATTGATGCTTTGCCGGTAAAGCAAAAATCGCCTTTAATCATTATGGGTGAAAGCAACTATGTGCACCCTGAAAAACCAATTAATCGAGCCAACTTTACCCTTGCCGATTATGCGCTCAGTGAAGCGCGTTTGTCGGACGATAAAACCTTGCCTGTAGTTATGAAGCAAGGCCAGATGAGTTTGCAGGGGCAAATGTCATGGTTAGGTGGCGATCAGATTAAAGCGGACGTTGACACGCGTTTTAGTCAGGTTGCGTTGGATGCGACAGCGTCTGACTCTAAAGAAGTGAAAAAATACATTGCGCCTATCTTTGCCGATATCTCAGAATTTACGGTGCAAAGTGCCATCACTGGTGATGCGTTCGCGCCCAAAGTGGATGCGAAATCTGATTTGGATAAGTTGTTGTCAAAAGCATTTAATAAAGTTTTAGATGCGGAAATCGCCAGTGCTAAGCAGCAAGTTAAACAATATTTAGACACATTGTTGAATGAGCAAATGGGGCCTATTAATCAACAGTTGAGCAAACTCTTGGGCGAGCAGTCGACCTTAAAGGCGCAAGACTTGGATTTGGATGCCATTTTAAATGGCAAGTTGC
Encoded proteins:
- a CDS encoding DUF2062 domain-containing protein encodes the protein MGLILKLFKALNANQYPGQIALSFVLGMILGLTPLFFAHNLLTLALIFMLRVNLAGVVVAWAFFSGLAYLLDPIFNQLGLWVLQMPALEPMFTEAYNSAVWRFLHFNNSIVMGSILVSYLLAIPAFILFLILIKTYRKTFLAWVSKFKVVQMLKAADKASLVS
- a CDS encoding TIGR03545 family protein; its protein translation is MTQTAIKNPSPTSAAPAPASTPAPKGWIRWSGIAIFSAIIGGIVGLSYLGISLFLKKEIQHYASQAWGAQVDIGSLGLSFSPLGVEVNQIALTDPEQPMQNLLQIQQIKATMNLYHWVVGRTVIEDVNFNGFAMHQPRQSAGAIYKTAEETAAQKADKKASQAFNLPQMSLPDPQEILARETLKTVTAGQEIQAEIAKIDQAWSNLQAKLPNEATVKDYQKRFEALSKGDFSNPAVILQKQKDFEALKKEIEAHKKTLDEGQALLKQVNALKTQAQKLPDLPQQDYDRLMAKYSFSEQGLSNVTYLLFGPKIQGWLDTAQAWRVKLQPVIEYAQSWQAKRAKEAAEAEATKAARAFGTVVNYREYDPQPKFIVKRIHGDGNIDWGHVELAIKQLNFDHAVSKIPVTFKIDALPVKQKSPLIIMGESNYVHPEKPINRANFTLADYALSEARLSDDKTLPVVMKQGQMSLQGQMSWLGGDQIKADVDTRFSQVALDATASDSKEVKKYIAPIFADISEFTVQSAITGDAFAPKVDAKSDLDKLLSKAFNKVLDAEIASAKQQVKQYLDTLLNEQMGPINQQLSKLLGEQSTLKAQDLDLDAILNGKLPGLDQKSLEKKAKAEAEKALEKEKEKLKAQAQAEAEKAISDKAKNILKGFGF